In Procambarus clarkii isolate CNS0578487 chromosome 38, FALCON_Pclarkii_2.0, whole genome shotgun sequence, the genomic window gaggagataccaactttaatttacaaaaaagcctccagatgtttagcccctgctattgctttgctcttcaacaagtcacttgaactccaaaccttcccagatattctaaaaaaagcgagagtaacgcctgtccacaaatgtggtaatctcacagatgttaacaactacagacctatatctatcctgccaaacttgtcaaaaatttttgaaaaactaatctataagcagctttactcatatctagccaaactcaatatacttagcccttgccaatatggcttcagaccccaaaaaagcactaacgatgcacttattagtatgcttaactcgattcatacagctcttgataaaaatgagttccctgttgggttgtttgtggacctgcgtaaagcttttgatactgtcaaccaccaaaaccttcttcttaaattacatcattatggagtcagaggacactccctacaatacctcaaatcctaccttactgacaggctccaatatgtttctgtgaataatacaatttctcccaccctacccatcaacattggtgttcccagggcagcatacttggccctctcctctttctcatctacattaatgaccttccaaatgcctcacaacacctcaaaccaattctatttgctgacgacacaaccttcatttactccagtcctgatccccttgctctaaatgccacagtaaatactgagctaaataaagtccatctgtggctaactgccaacaaactcacccttaacattgacaaaaccttctatattctgtttggcaataaatcctctaatcaaataaatctcaaaataaacaatacacaaatttgtaacaaattagatggcaaattccttggcattctcattgaccacaagctgaatttccagggacacatactaaacatatcaaaaaaagtttcaaaaactgtgggcattctttctaagatcagatattatgtaccacgccctgccctggtgactctattactcccttatctatccatatctcaactatggtatttgtgcttggggctctactacccaaaatcacttacgtcctctaattactcaacacaaagctgctattaggacaatatccaattctggccccagacatcactcggtacccctactcaaatctctgaatatgttagacattaagtcactgcacattctctcatgtgtagtatacatatataaaacgctaaactataatgccaatcctgatctcaaaagcttcatagaaggttgtaacagaacccatgagcatcacaccagaaataaatacagttttgatattcctagattacgtcttaatcaaactagaaatgctctacaaatcaaggggcccagaatgtggaatgaccttcccaaccatgttaaagactgtacctctctcaaccagtttaagttaaaagcgaagctatacctaataaattccctgtaacctaccttacccttctattgtcaaccaatgtctgtgttttttctttaaagagcgctgtttgtcgacataattgtatttgtgctgctttttcatctatgttttcatttcttgttttcattctactcattatgctcaattactgtagtattaagcttgtcatttaagtttatcatgcccgaaacgctttgcgtaatagtggctttaggcattgtatgtactagctctacctataagtctaccaatccttgtaaaaatttattgtatgtatgtaccttacctaaataaaattgtattgtattgtattgattaAGTACTACTTAGATTACCATAAACACGTGTATAAGATTAGCTGAATGTGGCATCCTCTTTACAAAGTTGCCGTAAAACATTAATTATACACGTGTAAAaaaaaggggtgggggggggggaatcataCGCAAATTCATCATACTCGGGCATACATAGCAAACAGCTCACCCTCAGCTTACATTAATAATGCCCCGTCATACTTATCCCACCCCAACATTAAATGCTCTCCtagtatcccgtgctacttgcaactttttgttctgagtagctgaatctaaaacaacaactccaGGGTCCCACTTGTCGCGCGCATTCAAGCCACGCGTTCCTTGTCAAAATTTAGTCTTGTCTATGAATCGACCAATCCCTTCCAAAAGATATATGGCAACACTGGCTTAGTCCTTTATTTTTCACAAATACCTtaccttgcaggcgatgagtcataataacgtggctaaagtatgttgaccagaccacacactagaaggtgaagggacgacgacatttcggtccgtcctggaccattctcaagtcgatcagacggaccgaaacgtcgtcgtcccttcaccttctagtgtgtggtctggtcaacaaccttACCTTGCCTGTGTCTACAGGTCCTCTGGGAGCATGTTGTATTGGGTGGCCGGGGCGACGGCGGTGGTGGTCTTGGCCATAAGGCTCGTCTACAGGTACCAGTCCGGACGATGTTCCTCCCACAGGAAACTGGTGGGCAAGACGGTCATTGTCACCGGAGCTTCTGCTGGTATGTGAAATGGTTGGACGCATTTGCTACCACCTAatacctgttcacctaacagtaagtaggtacccaggaatTAGTCAGCTTGTGTAGCGTTGCATTCTGTGGAGGGTCATTCGTTCGATCTGGGgtagggggacctcgatataagcctaacatgtataaatacACTAGCTGTCTGTCccctcgacacaatgaattattattatacaatcaTTTGCTTTAAGTGAGTATGCTTTTATGAACCATACGCCAGCTTAAACTTCAGTAACTGGTGCAGCAGCACTAGTGATGGATTTCGTAATTTGTAATAATTCAGCGGCTGAATTAGTAGTCGCAGATGTAGTAGTATGAAACTTCTCATGCAAACATCTTGACTTTCCTACCAGGCATCGGGAAGGAGGCGGCGCGAGACTTGGCCCGACGAGGAGCTCGGGTCATCCTCGCCTGCAGGAACATCAACAAAGCACAAAAGGTTGCAGgttagtttaattcatttattaatgcaccccatacccatgagaactaaaccacacaccTGAAGATGAGACGaccacgtttcagtccgtcctggaccattatcattacCATTATGATAATGGTTCATCTACAGGTAgtcgtttcggtccaggacggaccgaaacgtcgtcgtcacctCATCTTTTGGTGTGTGGTTTAGGTCTCATGTCttcaagccacgttattgtgactcatcgtctgccccccccccctcatacccatcttgtgggggggggggaatagaaagGGTTACACAGGCACATAATGCGCTCAGGGATTGAACCccccaccttaccttgaggttaccttgaggtgcttccggggcttagcgtccccgcggcccggttgtcgaccaggcctcctggttgccggattgatcaaccaggctgttggacgcggctgctcgcagcctgacgtatgagtcacagcctggttgatcaggtatcctttggaggtgcttatccagttctctcttgaacactgtgaggggtcggccagttatgccccttatgtgtagtggaagcgtgttgaacagtctcggacctctgatgttgatagagttctctctcagagtaccagttgctcatttagctaaacaagttacaatcttgatgagctagttacaaaattcaatgcacatcgtcacatcaacaatacaacaaaattattaatgatggtaacaggtTGTAGGTAAAACAAATTTTGCATATCAAACTATTGCAAAAGAATTCAAAGAGCAACAAACTAATTGATCTGAACAAGGCTGTTCGTTTACGCAAAGTTCAAGTTGTACAAACAATGTAAGGACTTAGGACTATACGATGACTATTGTATGATGATGCATGTATTTTGTCTATCGTGAGAAATAGGTCGGTTAACTGTATCTTATCGCAGCTCTTAACTTGTATATCAAGGGGGCTAGGAATGTAAGAACAACTTTAATACTTCCGAACTTGACCCATAATTTTAAGGGATTTTTCAATCATGGTTTTATCACTTATATATCTTTTGATTGACCTCAGACTGCAGAACTATATATATGTTCTGGTGTTTGCTGATAGTAGTTACGATCCCGGATCCAATATTGCACTGTCTGATGGATCCAGGATCGTTCCATGTTTATCCATGGTATAGGATCCACGTTCCATATTTATCCACAGTACAGGATCCACGTTCCATATTTATCTACGGTACAGGATCCACGTTCCTTATTTATCTACGGTACAGGATCCACGTTTCTTATTTATCTACGGTACAGGATCCACGTTCCATATTTATCTACGGTACATGATCCACGTTCCTCATTTATCTACGGTACAGGATCCACGTTCCATATTTATCTACGGCACAGGATCTACGTTCCATATTTATCCACGGTACAGGATCCACGTTCCATATTTATTCTTTCATGAAATTGAATAGTTTATGTCGACTTTCAGATGACATCATGAGGACTACAGGGAACAGGAAGGTGGTAGTACGTAAGCTGGACACGTCCGACCTGGCTTCCGTCAGGAGGTTTGCGCGAGGCATCCTTGCTACAGAAACTGCTCTCCATGTCCTGGTGAGCAACCAGCGGTTTGACTCGAGACATCCGAGTCAAACCGATAGTAATTGTGAAAAACTTTCACCAAAAAATTTGATAGTCAAAAACTTTCACTATCGTACATTTTTTGGGTTTATTGACGAATTTTTGTGCTGATTTTACCTGAGGACCACTAACACTcttgtggcctcgatgaggactggATGCCGACGGCTTATCAAAGGTCTTCCTCCGCCCCCCtacccatttgtcctgatgattttttcaagctggattttaaagcTGAGCAGTTTTGGTATTTacgacttcggcgggtaggcggttccatgggtttatagccatgTGTTTGAAAGAgcctctcctgttctcagtcctaaattgaggcttgttgagcttgaaaccattgctccttgtttgttttACATCTAAACCtttgaagaagttgtctggatcaacagattccaaattgttcaatattttaacgtttcgaTGAGATCAAccgtgtcatgtctggtttgcactgTTTAATGTAACAAACATTAACCTAGGTATACAAACATTTCTttgcaaaactctaagcctctataaTACTTACTGTCTGATTGCTAACTAAACTAAACAAGTCATAACCCTTAAAATTAACTACCTATGGCTTACTAAAGGGATGCTTAAATCAATCAATAAATCATGAACATGAGAAGAATTGTCTAAGGTATTTTTCAATGCTAGCTAAGATAATAAAAGAAGATCCAAAACAAGgtactatgaaaataaatttaattGATTAATGGATAATACGAAAACAAAAATATGGAACACTATTTCCCCAGGTATTAGAATCAAAGAACTTGAATAAAAATTAATATCAGTAGCTGGTAATGGTGGAATGCTATCAGTCACTGACACTGCTGCTAAATTCAATAGTTTCTTCTCATTCATTGCAAACGTGATCCCAGTATCCCTAACTAATGTAAATAACTACTTCTCAGGCACCTATCCCGATTCTCTATACCAATCCCTAATAAATTTAGATAGATAAGATTAATGTTTATtccggtaaaagtacatacattcaaaatgagttaACAAACATAAtgctggatttctagatagagctagtacatactatacCTAAAGCAACTAATACTatatgcatagcgtttcaggtAAATTTCTCAGATATTAAAGATGTAATCCTCTCACTTTCATCTAAATCAAGTAACCTTTCATAGATACCATCCCTAATTTATAACTTTAGCTTTAAGTTTTTTAATTCCTGCCatagcattgctctacaacaaatcacttgaactccaagcgCTACACAAGTCTTCCTGGCTTGGCCttgtcttttgataattactcacTACTTGAACTCTGAACCTTCCCTGATATTTTTAGAAAAGCTAGAGTAATCCGTATCCATAATACTTGTAATCTTTCTGATGACACAAAACGTCATTTTCTCCCATGTTAACTCACTTATTCTAAATgtcacctgaatttacccgagggccactaacactctagtggccttgacgaggaGAGGAAGGCGACGGCTTGTCTAAGGTTCCCCCCAtttgtcctaatgatattttccagctaaattttaaaattaaacagtgttttggcatttacggcttcggtgagtagacggttccatgggtttataaccctgtgggtaaaaaggcatctcctgttttctgtcctacattgtggcctaatgtttctgttcacctagcagtaaataggtacccgggagttaggcaacccaTTCTGGGGCTTCATcttgggaagggtcagtagttccaccttgGAGACCTCGACACAAATTatgattattatatataatatataattatgattattattacaaTCATAaagtatgattatatatatatatatatatatatatatataatcatacttTATGATTGTATtgattaataataatcatatatacatacatacacacacacacacacacacacacacacacacacacacacacacacacacacacacagtccccaaacTTCTTGTCCCCAAACAAAACAAATTATTAATATGTATGCTAGTTGGATCTATATGCTCTCGACAGGTGAATAATGCAGGAATATATGGCATGTCGGAGAAGAAACTGACAGCAGATGGTCTGGAGCTGACAATGGCCACCAACCATTTTGGACACTTCCTTCTCACCAATACGCTGCTGGGTAAGTCAGCTCAGAGTGAGCTCCTTGGATTATTAACTAATCTCAAAATTCTTTTAGGCATTGGACACAAAGGTATATAGGCAGCTAGAATtctaatattttaaaattttgatatTTCTGTCTTCATTTCTGGAAGAAAGTTTTCTTCCAAGGTATCGTTAGAAATATTATACCTGTTCGAGCAGGAATTTCTAATAACTTCATCTCAGTACTATATAGAGCAAGAAAAAATTATACAAATTGGATATGTTCATTGGATGaagattggataagtttagaagtTATAATAAAACCATGTATCATAGTTATAATAAAACCATGTATCATAATCAATTGTATGCAATTGGAGACCTACAGTATGGTACAGAGTCGGCAGGGAATATTTACCGGGTGTTGGGGTTGATACAAATCTCTGAGCACACAGTTCCCGGGCAATCTATCGCCGTATTGCATTACCATTGTCGATTATTAAAACTTGCGATAAATCCCCAGGGCTGCTGAAGGCTAGTGCTCCGAGCCGGGTCGTCAATGTTTCGTCCATGTTACATAGGCTTTACACATCGCTTGATCCAGATGACCTTAACTATGAGAAGAAACCATACCCCGGCGCCAACGGCGCTTACAGCAACAGCAAGCTGGCTAATGTCCTCTTCACAAGGGAACTTTCTCGGAAGATCCGTAGCACAGGTTAGTTCTGACAACAACGTTAAGCGAAGAATTACCTTTTGTTTCTAGATGATTTATCACACTAATGGTGTCTGTTTATTCATCTCTCCATGTACAGGTGTGACGTCGAACAGTGTGCACCCAGGAGTGGTGCTGACGGATATCATGTTTAAGGAGGGAGCCAACAAGATCTTGGGCTACATTTGTGCTTGTATCATCTGGCTCCTAGctaaagtatttatttataacGTTTTTGATTGCTAAAGGATTTAATTTTAGCGTTAACTCTAAATTATACCCTTTCAGTGTTTTTATATGAGATTCATTGATGTTACATCAATAGGATAGGCTTCTATGCATGTTATAAATCGTGATTTTTAAACAAAAATTCAAATGAACCTCTCATTAACACTGGCTGAATTAGTGCATGTTGAGGCTTCTGATTTCTTAGCTCTAGAAGACATCTTAGTGTTCAACTGCTAATTTTTCTAAGGATGCTGAACTTGGTGCCCAGACGTTGATCTACCTGGCGGTGTCGGAAGACGTAAATGGTATTAGCGGAAAGTACTTCGTTGACTGTCAAGTGAGTTGATAAATGATGTGCAGAGGTTTATCTCTGCAATAAGGAGAGAAAATGTATTTATATTTGTtctgatatactgtactgtattacatATAGCTGCGTTATTATATACTTTTATCATATTTTGTATtcatctatatctataaaagaaGATGCTTCTGTTTGTTTGCTTGAATGTTGGAGACAAGATACTTTGCAAAGTGACTGGTGGGTGTTGAGACGGTCAAAGGCAAATCAAAATCAACCCCATGCCTCCTCTAGAGGAAGAGTCAGCCCACATCATCAAGTGGTGGAGACGAAATGCTCTCCTTCAACATCAGCGGAGAGTCGGCTGATGGTGAAGGAGAGATTGGGGCAAAGTCTATAGTTTCATCATTTGTTCATTAATGAACAAATGAAAGTGGTTCATCAATTCATTGGTTCCCAACACTAACACTAGGGTCCAAGTAGTACACtcgggttcattctcgactcacaattgcgaattccaggttcgaatcacGGACGGGACAGAAATAGTTAGGCGCGTTTCTTATCAcccaatgcctctgttcacctagcattaattaggtactcaggagttaagcttcttgtaggattgcatcctggggcGGGTCAGTTATTTGACCTTCGGGGAAGAGgggctcaatataagcctaacatgtatatatattacactggctgcctgtccaacCCAtcttcctaaggtttcccaacatcaagaaactgttgtactaaagtgaccttattctaacctaccagaggacccaaaatagaAAAAGGGACAGTATTGTATGTCAATTTCACGAGCTGCTACCATTTTCTAATACAACGATTTTtgaccttaggtagagtataagtcaaaatgcgacgttttaTTAGGAGGAAGGGTTATcttctttaggttatcttgagatgatttcggggctttttaagtgtccccgcggcccggtcctcgaccaggcctccacccccaggaagcagcccgtgacagctgactaacacccaggtacctaatttactgctaggtaacaggggcatagggtgaaagaaactgtgcccattgtttctcgccggcagctgggatcgaacccaggaccacaggatcacaagtcccgtgtgctgtccgaccggctcccctgcctCCCGACAcaattaattatttatataaattcttTAAAAGCATAACCTGTTTGGGGTCGAAGGAATAGGAAGGGGGGGTTAAGGAAATAGAAGATAATGTAGGAAATGGAAGCTAAAggttagagaaggtggtgaagggtagggaaggtagtgaaggggtaGGGCTGATGATGAGAAAAGgtagtgaaggatagggaagggaatgaaggatagggaagatggCAGTGTATAGAAGTGGAGGAGAGGAAAGATTGCAAAAAAAAAGTTaacgtggtgaaggagagggaacacggtgaatggtagggaagttaATGAATAGaaaggcaggtggtgaagggaagggatgggaaggtggtgaaggataggaagGTGATAAAGGATAGAAAAGATAGTAAAGGATAAGGAAGGGGATGCAGGAGACATTAGGTTGCGATGATGATGATGGTTGCAGATGGAGTACCCAGCGGTGTCCgggcagtgaagatggttacattgatGAAGACgtgtgtgtaatgaagatggttacagtgatgagagTCGTGTGCAGTTCAGGTGGTTACAGTTAGGAAGATAGTGTTATAGTAAAGATGGTCGTTCAGTGATGAAGATCGTGTGAAGTGTAAATGGTTATAGCAATGAAGgtcgtatgtagtgaagatgtggcCTTCGTTACCCGATCAATGCCGTGTACGCCAGCTAgtatgttataaaaaaaaaactcagaCAATATATCTTTTATGTCTCTCTATGTCAAACATGTAATGGTTAGCGATGTGCTCTATTTATCTTTGGTCTGTGTATTTGTAGACAGTAATAAGCTAGGGATTTGTCGTTACTGCCACGTGCATGAAAGTATCAACAGGAAGATCAGTGTTGTCAGACAGAATTGATCTGAGCTACAAGGTGGCCGCTTTATCACAAGATAATGTTATCTTCATTGTTTATGGTAGAATTGATAATCTAGATAGCTGGGAGCACAGATTAATAACTTGAGTGGATGCAAAGAGGCAGCcgatgccaatatatatatataaaaggagttattaacacaacacctatactaaTGAGCCTTGTTGTAGAGCCGCTGGCAAGAGATATTAACAAGAAAGTGGGTAAACATGGAAGTGAAAAAACAAAACTTGTTAACAAACTCTTGTGAATTAGATCGGCAAAGGCCTGTATATTTATTAAGTTTCAGTTATAAGAAGAAAAAGTAGACGAGCGGATtacatttaattttattaaaaagctttctaaaaaaaaaaacagcgttgaatgtaatgaaacgccattttctgggtgagacccggaggctccccggagctttaccggctgatatgctaatgtcagactttggcatcagtcatgtgtatggagttctagggcctaccggggaccacgagccagaacctggccccctcagagaggcaaggggagcaatggcctatagaaacccccgtgtggttggaagcattctatgtctgccatcgaccgggtcaagcatccagaaaggtaagcattccaaaacaaacccctattctggtgaaaattgctacctaagccgaactagtggatagaactcttcaacagaaaactagtatgacatcatatgtcaccgcgccgctgtctgcgcagctcccccctccccgggagggggaagggggagccccagacctcccacgccggctatccacccatcagttctgaggctggatgtcaaaacacgcgaaaaacgccgaccggagggagggagggttgccggggagcctccgggtctcacccagaaaatggcgtttcattacattcaacgctggttttctggggggagccccgtcggctccccggagctaactacccacagaggaaggtcaaagggacaaaaccgggaggcggacaccacgcacccctcaaggaggcgagacaaccggcagcaaacgccaacccaaggcgccacagccccgaaaatcccaggaacaacacgagaaccacaagcagcaaggcccctgcacgaacaccaaaaatccatgcccgaaagactgcaaggccacgtcgcaaaaaaaaacaacaaccggcagggcaagctaggaaaaccaaagaaggcggaagggtcgccgccagaacaggacccgaaccaaggggcacgaacaactgcaatagaccgagacaaagaagcacatcacaggacacaggctgaccaacgcctaagaacacacgcagaacatccctgctgcagaggaggcaggaagaaagagcagaagcacaaaaaaaacccaggagaacaaccaggggtggacaatcaggcagggacaaaaaccccacgcaatccccaggcacaaaacggcagcaaagtgccactccacaaccggacacaggaacaaggacacgccaccatgaaacacggtaccaatgcacacgtgcagcagcagcaacaggcaccactgcaacatgcaacatgtaaatagcaactcccctctgcaaaggcaaagaacggagcaggcagacccgagacagggccaacggagacacgacaaaaccctgcaggcccagaaatctgcaccaggcgaccgacggcggagaaaccccgctcgatacctgctggatgaggtactgggagctcttttacacctgaagcccggcccaaggtcaggccagaccggccagaggatggcccaccaggcagctgctagcagTAGTCCactggcccacatacccccacaaccaggacgggccggaactgccatatgaaaacaggccagtgcgccctggaagtccacggacgaaccagcaagaaggcttatgctcgcaagtaggtcgtgtaacaagcacagaccactgatggtaatacagtgttccccaaaagtgccaatagcaccactgcactccactggtactatcccgcaagttctaccagataggcgggacccaagagccagagctcaaatcctgcaagcacagccaggagcctcaccaggtgagtacagaaccaaccctacaacccccacacctcacaacattaaaaaaggagggtcccctgaatgactccagcatgggttggacatgcacatgagggggacaggaaggggtgataaagggacagtcactggtgtgcgaacggtctcagtcgtacaaaaatatacctaaataaagacaggtatataaacaccgccgcatccagcgcccggccaaaagatgccagaccgcagaaactcacctggcgaatggtggcacgaacttgacacgactcgaccgtgcccagaagaacttgggagcaccgccaggtgaagacgccagagccggaccctgccggacccgcaggagagcagggagaggcgaaggaggcggtccacacccatgacacagggaaaaccgcggtgtcctccccacaactgggaaccaggacacccccggcgcgaaggggcacataccgcagccagggagaagaacgagaggcgaagcactgtagcaaaaaagggcgcaaaaccccagcactgaaacaccgcccagaccaaaacaaactccatggcgcatgcgcataacacgctggccgaaccgcacaccctccctgcgggaaggcgccagccaggactactgcacgagaaaagtagccaaaagaggaagcaggaacaataaaaccggccaaagaagcaaagagcccaaaaaggaacccaaccgggcgacaagtagcccaactgggcgacaagtagcccaaccaggcgacaagtagcccaaccggggcgacaagtagcccaaccgggcgacaagtagcccaaccgggcgacaagtagcccaaccgggcgacaagtagcccaaccgggcgacaagtagcccaacagggcgacaagtacgaggagccgacagacgttccaataatgcgggaagtagcgaaaaaccttcccgtaccctcgagaacacagaagccgacactagtcccgaaggcacacgaaggcgcaggcgcacccgagatcagaagtcacgcagaaccccatcgaacggggaaacatgacaaaaacaccgtcccaaaaagggggggaggaaacattcacccacaggacggaaccaaccgactcaaaggccaaggaacc contains:
- the LOC123771912 gene encoding retinol dehydrogenase 12 is translated as MLYWVAGATAVVVLAIRLVYRYQSGRCSSHRKLVGKTVIVTGASAGIGKEAARDLARRGARVILACRNINKAQKVADDIMRTTGNRKVVVRKLDTSDLASVRRFARGILATETALHVLVNNAGIYGMSEKKLTADGLELTMATNHFGHFLLTNTLLGLLKASAPSRVVNVSSMLHRLYTSLDPDDLNYEKKPYPGANGAYSNSKLANVLFTRELSRKIRSTGVTSNSVHPGVVLTDIMFKEGANKILGYICACIIWLLAKDAELGAQTLIYLAVSEDVNGISGKYFVDCQESNTSDLAKDSGLAKKLWEVSEQLVKLRPEERHY